ACGTTATTATTTATGTTTTTTAAACTTTAAAAAACATTTATTTTGAAGTCTATGGAATTGTTCAAGATAGGATTTTTAGAAGTAAAAATAATTGATATAATTGATATTCTGATTGTGGCTTATGTCTTTTATAAGCTGTATACAGTAATGCGCGGAACAATTGCATCGCAAATTTTCTTTGCGCTGATTTTAATTATCGGTCTTTCATTTATTGCACAGCTGCTGAATATGCAAGCTCTTGGATGGCTGTTAGGGCGGCTAACGGAAATCTGGGTAATTGCATTTATAATTTTATTTCAGCCGGAGTTAAGAAGATTGCTGTCATTAATAGGTAAGCGCGGCTCGACATCATTGTTTGGGAAAATTAATATCAAGGAAAATATAAAAGAAATTACGGGAGCATGTGTTGAATTACAGAACCGCGGATGGGGCGGTCTTATTGTAATTGCACGCACAACAGGTTTGCAAAATATTATCGAGACCGGAGAAATTATTCAGGCAAAAATAAATCAGGGACTTCTTCTTTCGATATTTAATCCGCGTTCACCGCTTCATGACGGAGCAGTTGTAATTCAGAACGATAAAATCGAAGCCGCAAGATGTTTGCTGCCTTTATCTGAAATTCATATAATAAGGAACCGTAGTCTCGGCACACGCCACCGCGCGGCGCTTGGAATTTCCGAAACATCCGATGCTCTTGCCATAGTTGTTTCGGAAGAAACACAGCAAATATCTCTTGCAGAGAACGGTAAGCTTTCGAAATGCGAATCTGCCAAGCAACTCGAAGAAAAATTAATCGAGGCACTTTCAACGCAAACAATTGCGAAGTCAATG
The DNA window shown above is from Ignavibacteria bacterium and carries:
- the cdaA gene encoding diadenylate cyclase CdaA, with product MELFKIGFLEVKIIDIIDILIVAYVFYKLYTVMRGTIASQIFFALILIIGLSFIAQLLNMQALGWLLGRLTEIWVIAFIILFQPELRRLLSLIGKRGSTSLFGKINIKENIKEITGACVELQNRGWGGLIVIARTTGLQNIIETGEIIQAKINQGLLLSIFNPRSPLHDGAVVIQNDKIEAARCLLPLSEIHIIRNRSLGTRHRAALGISETSDALAIVVSEETQQISLAENGKLSKCESAKQLEEKLIEALSTQTIAKSMKSIFEHPNTENAEKNE